In Drosophila nasuta strain 15112-1781.00 chromosome 2R, ASM2355853v1, whole genome shotgun sequence, a single genomic region encodes these proteins:
- the LOC132785582 gene encoding immunoglobulin A1 protease autotransporter — translation MLSKMAQSNNVGAGGAGPAVGGRRVPLSLSSGTGSSSSVSRLQQAASGSNGRSNSPNMNNKKNEQAANGPFVSIKKVKEQQSSSSSNSSSLKESKEKKNQNGVSKSTNGNQKSSQNGGSSNVAVSKEQQKKEKEKHAEKPKETKEEAKPIVAVKEAESEVKVAATPTAESAVDAKKNKEPVAAAEIIELDDEPEAMVVPEPTTPTSERKSSRKTSNQQKTPTKAEQIEALPQEQKKEPETVEIVAANLAEAVEDVEMETLVVEASPIRSEPVSQPAATSTPGRNLFGFRSNSKQTKEVELAAQPSSSPAGTPARTFAQISGRRSIRPETALTPGKLGNYRCINTSELDTSNCTNTSMNATVGSEIPNSSSFSFSFFGRGRKRERTPPPLAGSQSTTDLARDIEMSPPKRARFELFSMNLASPFSMLRSRFSKATINSPSTRLRLDDTPPAGEEEEAENGGEVQNVSGIVIQEEEKQLNKSTASNEVIVAQEAGLETPKKGGSPVKEAAEDNNKDVELNNKDVVGDDLVANVPAAEVEGSTTEVEGANRSRCAIM, via the coding sequence ATGCTCAGCAAAATGGCACAATCGAATAATGTGGGAGCAGGAGGCGCAGGTCCTGCTGTCGGCGGACGTCGTGTGCCGCTTTCCTTGAGCAGCGGCACCGGAAGCAGCAGCTCAGTGTCCCGTCTTCAGCAGGCAGCTTCTGGTAGCAATGGACGCTCCAATAGTCCAAATAtgaacaacaagaaaaatgaaCAGGCTGCCAATGGACCATTCGTGTCTATAAAGAAGGTTAAGGAACAGCAATCCTCGTCGTCTTCCAACAGCTCCAGCTTGAAAGAATCGAAAGAGAAGAAGAATCAAAATGGCGTTAGCAAATCTACAAATGGCAATCAAAAGTCTTCACAGAACGGCGGCAGCTCCAATGTCGCTGTGTCCAAGGAGCAACAGAAAAAGGAGAAGGAAAAGCATGCCGAAAAGCCAAAAGAAACCAAGGAGGAAGCCAAACCAATTGTGGCTGTAAAAGAAGCAGAAAGTGAAGTGAAGGTAGCAGCTACGCCCACAGCAGAATCTGCTGTCGATGccaagaaaaacaaagaacCAGTAGCAGCAGCTGAAATCATTGAATTGGATGATGAGCCCGAAGCTATGGTGGTTCCCGAACCAACTACGCCAACTTCGGAGCGCAAGTCATCACGTAAAACATCAAATCAACAGAAAACTCCCACTAAGGCTGAGCAAATCGAAGCTTTACCACAAGAACAAAAGAAAGAACCAGAAACTGTTGAAATCGTTGCTGCGAATCTAGCTGAGGCTGTCGAAGATGTTGAGATGGAAACACTGGTTGTAGAGGCATCGCCTATTCGAAGCGAGCCAGTTTCTCAACCTGCGGCTACTTCCACACCTGGTCGCAATCTCTTTGGCttccgcagcaacagcaaacagacCAAAGAAGTTGAACTGGCCGCCCAGCCATCCAGCTCCCCAGCTGGAACTCCAGCTCGCACCTTTGCTCAGATCAGCGGTCGTCGCAGCATACGGCCCGAGACAGCACTAACACCTGGCAAACTGGGCAACTATCGTTGCATCAACACCAGTGAGCTAGACACTTCGAACTGCACCAACACCAGCATGAATGCCACCGTTGGCTCCGAGATTCCCAACAGCTCGTCGTTCTCGTTCTCCTTCTTTGGGCGTGGTCGCAAACGTGAGCGCACACCACCGCCACTAGCGGGCAGCCAGTCAACTACTGACCTGGCCCGCGATATTGAGATGTCGCCACCAAAACGTGCGCGCTTCGAGCTATTCAGCATGAACTTAGCATCGCCATTCAGCATGTTGCGTTCACGTTTCTCCAAGGCAACCATTAACTCGCCATCAACACGTCTGCGTTTGGACGACACACCGCCAGCTGGCGAGGAAGAAGAGGCTGAGAATGGCGGAGAGGTGCAAAATGTGTCGGGCATTGTCATCCAAGAGGAGGAGAAACAGCTAAACAAATCGACAGCCAGCAATGAAGTTATTGTTGCCCAGGAAGCTGGTCTGGAGACACCCAAAAAGGGCGGATCGCCAGTCAAGGAAGCCGCtgaggacaacaacaaggatGTGGAACTAAACAATAAGGATGTGGTGGGCGATGATCTAGTAGCCAATGTGCCAGCTGCTGAAGTGGAAGGATCCACCACCGAGGTTGAAGGCGCCAACCGATCTCGTTGCGCTATAATGTGA
- the LOC132783976 gene encoding serine/threonine-protein kinase greatwall isoform X1, which produces MEHADLAQVEPHIDYKTPKKTNSILDSEALLEKINILTTKPENQSHNAQKLPTIKDFAIIKPISRGAFGKVFLGYKHNDPNKLFAIKVMRKSEMINKNMVSQVITERNALALSRSPFCVNLFYSLQSLSSVYLVMEYMVGGDLKSLLAMYGYFDEATARFYVAEIVMALQYLHQHGIVHRDIKPDNMLLSATGHVKLTDFGLSKIEMRRDLEISDLINCSPNLNARTPGQLLSLTSHLSFGSEKKAQDFGSCGVVGSNSALLPVPGTGTSHLMQAINKHSLIMESSDSEADTSLNDAEKTSDSKISGVSPFFSAEEVNVSITHTCNTNTNNLLDSSASSYHTCTSAEISKSSPPLEEAAVATAASGAPATSKRRVEFALDVISGSGRGNCEGCKLAEQDKQSIVAASSGGSSSSDSKEIAKLEKTNEVSFEFSMVRRRSLDERNRNLKLQEDSGVSSRKGDDNSSCHLNLNSESTASSIEKNQENLSQSKEESSCSDYSRSYNLTNNGNEISGIHMNSPFRNLSKHFKRPEFLRGMKRKINLVNRSDNLSSMEVDVAGNASGSSGLTQEIEILNIGSSTPKKRKARSSPIRGVLKVRSLSDEELPMQHLLGPETSVANVVFSTPVSSQKLPRRDGGLLGKLKATRFALPLSIENKKREHAAKEKLSAVQYHLKLADDPTMSPINHGVGNVPKTPKNTNMNVNTPFRTPKSVRRGMRVSNERILGTPDYLAPELLLKQGHGPAVDWWALGVCFYEFMTGIPPFNDETPQKVFDNILNKNIEWPEGDEALSPDAVEAVELMLTMEPAERPAAKEVQQMRYFADIDWENIGHMEPPFVPTPDNPTDTGYFEARNNLQHLQLSNFALDD; this is translated from the exons ATGGAACACGCTGATTTGGCGCAAGTTGAGCCGCATATTGACTACAAAACcccaaagaaaacaaattcaattctGGATAGCGAGGCATTATTGGAGAAAATCAACATTTTAACTACCAAACCGGAGAATCAATCGCACAATGCACAAAAG CTGCCTACTATTAAAGACTTCGCCATCATCAAACCCATCAGCCGTGGTGCCTTTGGCAAAGTCTTCCTCGGCTACAAACACAACGATCCCAACAAACTGTTTGCCATCAAGGTGATGCGCAAATCCGAGATGATCAATAAGAATATGGTCTCCCAGGTGATCACGGAACGTAATGCTTTGGCCTTGTCCCGCTCCCCTTTCTGTGTAAATCTGTTCTACTCTCTGCAATCGCTGAGCTCAGTCTACTTGGTCATGGAATACATGGTTGGTGGAGATCTTAAATCGCTGCTGGCGATGTATGGCTACTTTGACGAGGCCACAGCACGCTTCTATGTGGCTGAAATTGTGATGGCGCTGCAGTATTTGCATCAGCATGGCATTGTGCACCGCGACATTAAGCCGGATAACATGCTGCTCTCGGCCACGGGTCATGTGAAGCTAACAGACTTTGGTTTGAGTAAGATTGAAATGCGCAGGGATCTGGAGATATCGGATCTGATCAATTGCTCGCCTAATTTGAATGCACGCACGCCAGGGCAACTCTTGTCGCTCACATCTCATTTATCCTTTGGCTCGGAAAAAAAGGCGCAGGATTTCGGTAGTTGTGGTGTCGTGGGCAGCAACAGTGCTTTGTTGCCAGTACCTGGAACGGGAACCTCACATCTAATGCAGGCCATCAATAAGCATAGCTTGATCATGGAGTCGTCGGACAGCGAGGCTGACACATCGCTCAACGATGCGGAGAAGACGAGTGATAGTAAAATCTCTGGTGTATCGCCGTTCTTCTCGGCAGAGGAAGTCAACGTGTCCATCACGCACACCTGCAATACCAACACcaataat CTACTGGACAGCAGCGCATCATCGTATCACACCTGCACTTCTGCGGAGATTAGCAAGAGTTCGCCGCCGTTGGAGGaggcagcagtagcaacagccGCGAGCGGTGCTCCGGCGACCAGCAAGCGACGTGTTGAGTTCGCCTTGGATGTGATCAGTGGCAGTGGACGCGGCAATTGCGAG GGCTGCAAATTGGCCGAGCAGGACAAGCAAAGCATTGTTGCTGCCAGcagcggtggcagcagcagcagcgactctAAAGAAATCGCCAAGTTGGAAAAAACAAACGAAGTTTCGTTTGAGTTTTCCATGGTGCGCAGGCGTTCGCTCGACGAG CGCAATCGGAATTTGAAGCTGCAGGAGGATTCTGGCGTCTCGAGTCGCAAGGGGGACGACAATTCCAGCTGTCATCTCAATCTAAACAGCGAAAGCACTGCTTCGTCCATTgaaaaaaatcaggaaaatcTCAGCCAGTCGAAGGAGGAATCCAGCTGCTCCGATTACTCGCGCAG CTATAACCTGACGAATAATGGCAATGAAATCAGCGGCATTCATATGAATTCACCATTTCGCAATCTCTCTAAACATTTCAAGCGTCCCGAATTTTTGCGAGGCATGAAGCGTAAAATCAATCTTGTCAATCGATCGGATAACTTATCTAGTATGGAGGTTGACGTTGCTGGTAATGCGAGCGGCAGCTCAGGACTCACCCAAGAGATCGAGATTCTCAACATTGGTAGCAGCACGCCAAAGAAACGCAAGGCACGCTCCTCTCCTATACGCGGTGTGCTCAAGGTGCGTTCGCTGTCTGATGAGGAGTTACCTATGCAACATCTGCTCGGTCCCGAGACCAGCGTGGCCAATGTTGTCTTCTCGACCCCCGTGTCCTCGCAAAAATTGCCACGTCGCGATGGCGGCTTATTGGGCAAATTGAAGGCGACTCGTTTTGCTTTGCCGCTTTCAATTGAGAACAAGAAGCGTGAGCACGCAGCCAAGGAGAAATTGTCCGCAGTGCAGTATCACCTGAAGCTGGCTGATGATCCCACTATGTCGCCGATCAACCATGGCGTGGGCAATGTGCCGAAGACGCCAAAGAACACCAACATGAATGTAAATACGCCGTTTCGCACACCTAAGTCTGTGCGACGTGGCATGCGCGTCTCAAATGAACGTATTTTGGGTACACCCGATTATTTGGCGCCAGAACTATTGCTGAAACAGGGACACGGTCCTGCCGTGGATTGGTGGGCGCTCGGCGTGTGCTTCTATGAGTTTATGACCGGCATTCCACCGTTTAACGATGAAACGCCTCAGAAAGTATTTGACAACATTCTTAACAAGA ATATTGAATGGCCGGAAGGCGATGAGGCTTTGTCACCGGACGCCGTGGAGGCTGTGGAACTAATGTTGACCATGGAGCCCGCGGAACGTCCAGCTGCTAAGGAAGTGCAGCAGATGCGGTATTTTGCCGACATAGATTGGGAGAACATTGGACACATGGAGCCGCCATTTGTTCCTACGCCCGATAATCCCACCGACACTGGCTACTTTGAGGCGCGGAACAATTTGCAGCATCTGCAACTGTCCAACTTTGCACTCGATGACTGA
- the LOC132783976 gene encoding serine/threonine-protein kinase greatwall isoform X2: MEHADLAQVEPHIDYKTPKKTNSILDSEALLEKINILTTKPENQSHNAQKLPTIKDFAIIKPISRGAFGKVFLGYKHNDPNKLFAIKVMRKSEMINKNMVSQVITERNALALSRSPFCVNLFYSLQSLSSVYLVMEYMVGGDLKSLLAMYGYFDEATARFYVAEIVMALQYLHQHGIVHRDIKPDNMLLSATGHVKLTDFGLSKIEMRRDLEISDLINCSPNLNARTPGQLLSLTSHLSFGSEKKAQDFGSCGVVGSNSALLPVPGTGTSHLMQAINKHSLIMESSDSEADTSLNDAEKTSDSKISGVSPFFSAEEVNVSITHTCNTNTNNLLDSSASSYHTCTSAEISKSSPPLEEAAVATAASGAPATSKRRVEFALDVISGSGRGNCERNRNLKLQEDSGVSSRKGDDNSSCHLNLNSESTASSIEKNQENLSQSKEESSCSDYSRSYNLTNNGNEISGIHMNSPFRNLSKHFKRPEFLRGMKRKINLVNRSDNLSSMEVDVAGNASGSSGLTQEIEILNIGSSTPKKRKARSSPIRGVLKVRSLSDEELPMQHLLGPETSVANVVFSTPVSSQKLPRRDGGLLGKLKATRFALPLSIENKKREHAAKEKLSAVQYHLKLADDPTMSPINHGVGNVPKTPKNTNMNVNTPFRTPKSVRRGMRVSNERILGTPDYLAPELLLKQGHGPAVDWWALGVCFYEFMTGIPPFNDETPQKVFDNILNKNIEWPEGDEALSPDAVEAVELMLTMEPAERPAAKEVQQMRYFADIDWENIGHMEPPFVPTPDNPTDTGYFEARNNLQHLQLSNFALDD; this comes from the exons ATGGAACACGCTGATTTGGCGCAAGTTGAGCCGCATATTGACTACAAAACcccaaagaaaacaaattcaattctGGATAGCGAGGCATTATTGGAGAAAATCAACATTTTAACTACCAAACCGGAGAATCAATCGCACAATGCACAAAAG CTGCCTACTATTAAAGACTTCGCCATCATCAAACCCATCAGCCGTGGTGCCTTTGGCAAAGTCTTCCTCGGCTACAAACACAACGATCCCAACAAACTGTTTGCCATCAAGGTGATGCGCAAATCCGAGATGATCAATAAGAATATGGTCTCCCAGGTGATCACGGAACGTAATGCTTTGGCCTTGTCCCGCTCCCCTTTCTGTGTAAATCTGTTCTACTCTCTGCAATCGCTGAGCTCAGTCTACTTGGTCATGGAATACATGGTTGGTGGAGATCTTAAATCGCTGCTGGCGATGTATGGCTACTTTGACGAGGCCACAGCACGCTTCTATGTGGCTGAAATTGTGATGGCGCTGCAGTATTTGCATCAGCATGGCATTGTGCACCGCGACATTAAGCCGGATAACATGCTGCTCTCGGCCACGGGTCATGTGAAGCTAACAGACTTTGGTTTGAGTAAGATTGAAATGCGCAGGGATCTGGAGATATCGGATCTGATCAATTGCTCGCCTAATTTGAATGCACGCACGCCAGGGCAACTCTTGTCGCTCACATCTCATTTATCCTTTGGCTCGGAAAAAAAGGCGCAGGATTTCGGTAGTTGTGGTGTCGTGGGCAGCAACAGTGCTTTGTTGCCAGTACCTGGAACGGGAACCTCACATCTAATGCAGGCCATCAATAAGCATAGCTTGATCATGGAGTCGTCGGACAGCGAGGCTGACACATCGCTCAACGATGCGGAGAAGACGAGTGATAGTAAAATCTCTGGTGTATCGCCGTTCTTCTCGGCAGAGGAAGTCAACGTGTCCATCACGCACACCTGCAATACCAACACcaataat CTACTGGACAGCAGCGCATCATCGTATCACACCTGCACTTCTGCGGAGATTAGCAAGAGTTCGCCGCCGTTGGAGGaggcagcagtagcaacagccGCGAGCGGTGCTCCGGCGACCAGCAAGCGACGTGTTGAGTTCGCCTTGGATGTGATCAGTGGCAGTGGACGCGGCAATTGCGAG CGCAATCGGAATTTGAAGCTGCAGGAGGATTCTGGCGTCTCGAGTCGCAAGGGGGACGACAATTCCAGCTGTCATCTCAATCTAAACAGCGAAAGCACTGCTTCGTCCATTgaaaaaaatcaggaaaatcTCAGCCAGTCGAAGGAGGAATCCAGCTGCTCCGATTACTCGCGCAG CTATAACCTGACGAATAATGGCAATGAAATCAGCGGCATTCATATGAATTCACCATTTCGCAATCTCTCTAAACATTTCAAGCGTCCCGAATTTTTGCGAGGCATGAAGCGTAAAATCAATCTTGTCAATCGATCGGATAACTTATCTAGTATGGAGGTTGACGTTGCTGGTAATGCGAGCGGCAGCTCAGGACTCACCCAAGAGATCGAGATTCTCAACATTGGTAGCAGCACGCCAAAGAAACGCAAGGCACGCTCCTCTCCTATACGCGGTGTGCTCAAGGTGCGTTCGCTGTCTGATGAGGAGTTACCTATGCAACATCTGCTCGGTCCCGAGACCAGCGTGGCCAATGTTGTCTTCTCGACCCCCGTGTCCTCGCAAAAATTGCCACGTCGCGATGGCGGCTTATTGGGCAAATTGAAGGCGACTCGTTTTGCTTTGCCGCTTTCAATTGAGAACAAGAAGCGTGAGCACGCAGCCAAGGAGAAATTGTCCGCAGTGCAGTATCACCTGAAGCTGGCTGATGATCCCACTATGTCGCCGATCAACCATGGCGTGGGCAATGTGCCGAAGACGCCAAAGAACACCAACATGAATGTAAATACGCCGTTTCGCACACCTAAGTCTGTGCGACGTGGCATGCGCGTCTCAAATGAACGTATTTTGGGTACACCCGATTATTTGGCGCCAGAACTATTGCTGAAACAGGGACACGGTCCTGCCGTGGATTGGTGGGCGCTCGGCGTGTGCTTCTATGAGTTTATGACCGGCATTCCACCGTTTAACGATGAAACGCCTCAGAAAGTATTTGACAACATTCTTAACAAGA ATATTGAATGGCCGGAAGGCGATGAGGCTTTGTCACCGGACGCCGTGGAGGCTGTGGAACTAATGTTGACCATGGAGCCCGCGGAACGTCCAGCTGCTAAGGAAGTGCAGCAGATGCGGTATTTTGCCGACATAGATTGGGAGAACATTGGACACATGGAGCCGCCATTTGTTCCTACGCCCGATAATCCCACCGACACTGGCTACTTTGAGGCGCGGAACAATTTGCAGCATCTGCAACTGTCCAACTTTGCACTCGATGACTGA